CCAAGTACCGTTGAAAGTAAAAACTTGTGATAATTATTCACAGAAGATGAATTTTTAGGTCAAAAAAGGGAAAATCCATGAATATCCCGTTAAGATAGACCGTTTTTAGTTAGATATAGAGATCAACAATGACTAGTACATAGTACATAGTGCGTAGTTAATATTTGTACTGCGTTTAATGCTGAGAAGAATAAGAGTAAGAAGAAATAAAGAAGTCAAGATTTTGGCTCGTGCCATGGTGCGTTAGTTGCAGTCACGCTTCACGCTCTGACGATGCCTGTCCCTTCCTCTTCTAGCTCAATGTATCCGTAGAAATAATCCATTGGATCCTTGTATCTTGGACAATTCTGTTCTGTTAGTCAGTCAGTCAGTCTTAATTCTACTGTCATATACTTTACCAACACAActacaaataaaaactaattgcGATTACTTAGTTTGTAATATCTGCTAATGAAGCTCTGATGAATCAATACCTCGGTTGCCATTGACATCAACCCTTTATATATTTCTCTCATATCAAACTGTTTGGGTTGACaatgtgataaattttaattacaatacaacacaatgagtattttaaaatttatactaatcagtgttacaataaatttatttgataattgcAATGGACGTTATTTggaggtaaatatttttttgaatttgaatttgaatttaaatttagtgtgataacttattttatttcgcgGGAGTTGTTTGTTTAAATGGTTTAAATATTGGCATgagtaatttgaatttacttAACAATTATCTTCCAGGGTCTTAATGTCAACTTGGGCGAGGCCTTGCAATTTTTACGAGAGTATGATCAAGAAGCTTCTGCTGTTTGTAATAAAGTTATGATGGCGCAGTGGAATTTTGCTACAAATATCACTGACAGTAATCGTAGAAAAatggtaaataaaatgaataaataatttttgtttaattaaattaatgttaattatttatttagttggaTGAGCAGACGTTGAAACTCAAATTTGAAAGATCTTCATGGCGTAAAGCTGTTAATTTTGCATGGACGCGTATTCCTGATCCTTTGGCAagaagacaattaaaaattattaccatgAAAGGAAGAAATGCTttgactcaagataaatttaatgaagtaattaatttttattttaattatcactttaaataaacgtaattacatatattatttttttttttttatgaagatTCATCACCTGATAGTCGAAATGAAGGAACTCCATACCCGAGCTCGACTTTGTCCCTACAAAAAAATGGGCATTGCCTGCGACATGGACATGAGTGCGGACGTAAGCAAAATAATGGCACAGTCACGAGATTACGAGGAGTTGCTTCACTACTGGAGAGCTTGGCATGAAGCTGTTGGACCAccgcttaaaaataaatatatgagatatGTCCAATTGGCTAATCAAGCTGCTCGACTTAATGGATTTACTGACGCTGGAGATCAGATGCGTGAAGCATACGAGGATGATTACTTCCAGCAGAATATTGCTGAAGTTATTTCAGCAATAAATCcactttataaaaatctttttactTATGTGAGGACAAAGTTGATTGATAGATACGGTGATAAAGTGCGTCCAGATGGTCCACTACCGGCTCACTTATTGGGAAACATGTGGGCGCAGAATTGGGAGGGAATTTATGATTTAGTGGAACCTTATGCTGGGGCAAGTCGATTTGACGTTACTTTAGAAATGATTATTCAAGGATTTACTCCTTTGaggtattaattatttcatttaattagaataattatcagcttttaatttttaatgtgaatgtaactgacaagtggcgattttaaaatttttgaataaataaataaaatgtaagaaataaaaattaaaaaatgcgtatttagatcaataaaaatttagcgaacgcatttttttaaatttaattatttttaaatttataaattgtcgcatgtctgctacattcatactcacaatttttattattttttaataagataataaattaaactttctATTCCGGATATGGCTggatatgtttttttttactttaggATGTTCCAAGTCGCCGAAGATTTTTTCACATCACTGGGTATGAAACCAACGCCGCCAGAATTTTGGagattttcaatgtttgaaaaGCCAATTGATCGTGAAGTTAAATGTACTGCTAGTGCTTGggatttttgtaataaaatagattacaggtcaataattaattaattaataagtttacAATCAtcagagtaaataaataattgttgattATTTAGAATTAAACAGTGTACGAAAGTGACAATGGAAGATTTGCTGTCAACGCATCATGAAATGGCTCACATCCAATACTATCTCCAGTACAAAGACCAGCCGTACATCTTCCGCAATGAAGCACTTCCAGGATTCCATGAGGCAGTCAGTGATGCTATTGAATTATCAATAATGAACCCGCGACATTTTCAAAGAATAGGTCTCTACAATAACTCAACTGAAGATTACGAGcgtaacattaattttttaatgctcaTGGCGCTGCGGAAAATTGTCTATTTACCTTTCGCTTATATTATTGATCAAGTAacgacatatttttatatttattatgccAGTAATTAGTAttacttatataaaaatattttaccagTGGAGATGGAGAGTATTTAGCGATGGAGTAGCAGATATGACAACTCGCTGGTGGGAATTAAGACTTCAGTACCAAGGAATCGTGCCACCTTTACCGAGACTTGAACGAGACTTTGATCCTGGTGCTAAATATCACATACCCGCGGATATTCCTTacacaaaatattttgttggAGCTGTCATGCAGTTTCAGTTGTTTGAATCTCTTTGTGACATATCAGGACATGTTGGAGATTTGCATCTGTGTGATATTTATCGATCACAAGAAGCTGGTCGTTTATTATcgtaagttattatttatttttaaagtgtagCGGCTACATATCcgcagacaaaatatccgcggacaaaatatccgtaagaaaaatttaattaagaaattatatttcttttcataggaaaataatcgatattattattattatatacttcAATAACTTGCCAAAACTCGCTTgataattagttatttaaatatatcgatttgaCATTTCTTTGGTCGCTGATATTTTGTCAACtgacatttatttttcctgtTATTTTGTCGCGCGGATAATTTGTCtgcggttattttgtctttttatattttgttacggaacattgaagaaaaattacaataaattcaaatttaaaattaagaaatggataattttttctcagtgtatcaatttaatattaattaaaatttattaatgatctTATAGAGAAATATTATCACAAGGATCATCAAGAAGTTGGCAAGAAGTAGTAAGAATAATGACACGAGGAAAAATGAATAGAATTGACGTAGGTCCTTTGCTGAGATATTTTGAGCCACTATTTAAATGGTTGCAACGACAAAATGAAATTGAACCGATTATCGGATGGATTACAAGTCAAGATGACACTTGTAAGTAACTAAAACTAAATCTtacatgaaataaaaaatatttactttataattatttaatttttccagtACTTTTTGCCCACTGGTACAGAAGTTCAACggctaaattaaaaatttggataCCAAGTGTACTGATTTCTTCAGTAATTTGTTTATTCCGATGACAAAATAATtgcttttaattttgtaaatattaacaGTTTAACAATCGCTTTTATTGTAcgaaaaaaactatttattgaTAACTTATTGCTGTcaagatgaaaaaattttgaatttatataaaaaaatgagatatgggatttaaaattatcctgCACTAGtataaatgttaaaataaaagatataatagtttaattatttattaaattatttttttccatatcAAAGTCTTATTGTTAGCCGGCATATCGAATATTTCaacaagttttaaattattttccgcggctaatttttctaaatctcTGATATCTCTCAGTCCCCAGCGAGGATCTTGAGACTTGAGGGATTTATTAAACTGAACGTTGCTCTCGGGAGTGATTTCGCCATCAACAGCATAAGGTCCGTAGGTAATTAAGGTACCGTCAGGTTTCAGAAGCTCGCCGACGTTTTTAAAAAGTCCAATTGAACACTCGTACGGCGAAATGTGCATCATATTGGCGTTGTAAATATAATCAACACTATCCTTAGTAAAAATACCATCAGCCCATGTCGTGTAATTCGTCGTAATGTCAATGAGAGCTGGCTGATGGACATTCGTAAGACCGTTAACGTGAGCAGAAATACTCTCCAGTAATCTGTGCTCACATTCAGAAGGATAAAACGTCACCTGAGGAAAATGCGGCGCAAAGTGGGTGATATGCTGACCAGAACCAGACGATATTTCAAGAAACACTTGATTCGCTCCTGGACATATTATTCTTTTGAGAACATTCAATATTGGATCCTTATTACGATCTGCTGctggataaatcaattttttagttgattcGGTCGCTAAtctacaattaaatttataaataaattactcgtttatttttctcatcaaCAATAGTAAGTTTAAGACTTGCCTGCGATTGGCAATAGCATGAATAGCATTCATGTTGTATGAAACTCTTTTGCTCCGTGatctgaaatattaaaaaaaaaggacccGGATAATTTTGcggtaaattatattatttgtagtctaaattaatttgtcgatttatttatacaagACGGCCGgcattacaaataaataatataatacaaGTTTTTTATCAGTTATTAAAATACGGAGCAAAACTCAATCACTGTCACCGTCAgaaatagctaattttttaGACctatcatttttctttttgcttTGAGCAACACTGGGTAAGTACATTGCGTGtcctgatttttttaaatggtcgtgtaatttatttttactagagAATTCAGCTTTACAAGTAACACAACAATGTTCAATGTCCTCAACATCAACTTCCAGAGCTtgtttcgttttatttttcgttcccgacgaatttttttgagcTTTCCTCGCCTCCTTGGCTTTCTTTCCTTTACTTTTCTCTCGGGTACTCGATTTTTCCGTCTCTTTGTCTCCATCTTCGAGTTTACTTTTGTTACCATCAGCTTTGGATTGATCTGCTTCCTTGGACACTTTCTCGTCTTTTGGTTTTCCTGCATCTAAATTTTTCCTCCGTCTCCGCTGTTTCTTAGAGAGACCAGCGTCCAAATCAAAAGCTTCTTCATTACTATCGTGATTGTTCACTTCATTATCTTTGTTATCAACTTCCATGTCTTTATCAACATCCAGAGCAACTTCGTCTTTTTGTTTTCCACGAATATCCAGCATATTTTTAACCCGTCTTCGTTGCTTCTTAGAAAGACCTGCGTCTAAATCAAACGCATCTCCATtgtcgtcatcatcatcatcttcgtatatgacttttttaatgacttttcctttcttcttatttttcttcttttttatttccgGCGCAGTATTCACTAACGAGTCATCTTCTTCGTCTTCTTGATCTGATATTAATTCGCCCTCTGAAGCctgatcatcatcatcatccttAGGTGGTTCCTCCGTtccaggaaaaataaaatcgtcCGACAGAGGTTGAGAAACATGAAACTTTTTCTTGggtttatcatcatcatcatcgtcagatattttttcttcatctgACGTAGACTTAGAATTTGTTTTGTCCTCATCTTCATCAAACATTTTATCATCAGTcatcatgatattttttataatcgaaacattttctttgtgtttttttgaattctcgTGATTAACAAAAGCCTTAGGggttttaaaatgtttattgcAAGCAACGCAGTACAAAATATCTGATTCACTCGTTTCATTTTCATCTTCCGagtcagcagacaattcaTCGCCAAACTCAGCCGCCAAATTTGCTTCTATTGTTTTTAACTCGTCctcaatatttgaaaatttacaccaATCAGATTCCTTGTGCTCCTGCAGTTCCTTCTTACGATCCATGAGCTGCTGTATCGAGCGTTCCTGAGCTTTCTTGGCATTCAACTCTGCACGTTTTGCAAGTTCCTGAGCGTGCAATTGAACTCTCTTGTCTCGCTTACGAATGAAAGCAACGAGATTCCTCACTTGTTCATTTCTTTCACGCTTAGCTTTGTCGCGGACTTTTTTATTGGCTTTCTCACAGAGTTTAAGATACCGTCTATTGGGAACATCACGGATGTCATAGGGGTCCAACCACGCGAATGATCTCTTGGTAGAGTAACTTTGCCAGTGAGCGTAGAATGGATGGACGACGTCTTCATACGAGCTCTTGGAGTCACCGAAACCAGGGACttcttcttcatcatcatcatcagcgAACTCCAAGTCTTCAGCAGCAAGTTCTTCAAAGACATGACGATAGACGGCATAGAATCCACTGTCATCATCACCGTAGCCTTTGAAACAACTGGATGAGAAATATGGGAACAAATCTATCGAGTCGTCTTTGTAATTTTCACCGATACCGCCTTTCAAAATAGCATCCCGATGATTATCATACCAAGCGCGCTCATGTGGATCACTCAGTACTTCATATGCTTGCTGTATAAGTTGGAATTGTTCTTTAGCAGTTACCTGGTCATTTGGATTTTTGTCAGGATGCCATTTCAATGCTAATTTACGATACGCTTTTTTTAGATCATCATCATTAACATCACGAGGTACTTCCAGAATTTCATAGTAAcatttcataattataattaatgttttttaattatatactataaattatttattttaattattgtaaaattaatttaccgtTAATTAGTcgatttattgttataattctTCACTTGTAACCTTTAAGTCAACTCGTGGTAACTTTTGCGGAGGTGGATCAAGGCACAGACACATTGATAACTAAATatgtaaacatatatattaattatgtgacgtatatatatattcgatTATTAAGGTACTTTTTCATGTAACGTTTGACGTCTGTTTTTTTACCGTCAGTTGGTCACGTGgcagatttttgaatttcgcgcTCTTTCATGCGACAGAAAAAATTGTTggcttattataaaatttgaattaacaattaatttatcgtATTATCGGGTCCGAGAGGATCTTAGGTTAAGTGGAGGAAATTAATGCTCATgtagtttaattataatatttttaaattctagtattgaaattattagacatgttctttagaatttataaaattacatttatgtaAGTACAATAtaggtaatttaaaaaacgaaattAGCCGCTGATGAGTCGGGTTAAATTAAACTTACACATAAATTTGAACTCTAAGAAAGTTTCATTTTatgttaatgaaaaaaaaaaaaaaaaaaaaaatgtaaattaatgATGTTCAAAATtcctttaataaaaacaaatcattgCAATAATTTTGTAACTAGAAATCCCACGGtggtaaattataatattttaaaataaagtcgttagcttcatatttaatttaaattaacaattaatactTGTTGATATCTTGTTAAATccaatttaacaaaaatctaACGATTTCTTTAGCTGTGCTTactgcaaaaattatttgcgaatttaactgaattattttctttatcgaaaattttttggatccaaaaaatatttgttgaatTGACAAAAAGAAATTAGATTTCTCGTAATAAGTACTGTTCTTTCAACGCAAGAATTTTCGTATGCTccaactaagaaaaaaaagttgattaagGGGTAAAGGTAATCGATTtgcaattcaatttaattcacgGATAAACACTGgaaacctaaaatagagagtctttagcattttttaaaatcttaacAAAGAGCTAGAAACtttgtattttcaaaaattctaattcgtctccgagaaaaattgttttaaaattcttatttactCTACGAGTGCAATAAAGAGtctcgtttatttttctgtgtGAGGAAGAGGTCCGGTAGCGTATTCCCTATTAATTCTAGTAACCTTGGTCGGTACTAGACAATGGCaatgggagtagttcggtgctcgccactagataaCGCCTACcacttgtagtgtccctggtaagaaatttatttcagaagtattATATTCTAAACTTGAGAGAGATTCTCGTGTCtagtggttttttttttaattggtggtatttttttcatagcggttcttttttcaaatttttaccacGAACACACTACATAtctaaaataactataaatagaaaaatataaagtgaATACAAAAACAATTGGTAGAGTTCCACAGGAACAGGaacaatttatataaagttacaaattataaaacatatgTAAACCATTTGTatggatttattaataaagatattttaaaactgaAACTGAAAAACTGATTTTCGTATCAATACTTCCCTATTGTACGATTACGATATGTGTGGAAGGATTTGCCTCAATATCCGTTGGAATATTATCTCCGCCGGTCTGTTTATTTGGTTCCGAAACCAAATATTGcgtattacaaaaaaaaattaatatttttatttttgaatttcatattTCAAGTATCATAGAACATGATCCCATAATCGTACTGAATCATTAGGtctcatgaaatattttagaCATCATGGAAGATTGCCAAATCCTGACCAGAGCGGCAATTTCCCATGATAGATGAACCCTTCAATCTCCACCATCCATCTTACGGTTTTAACTCCATATCTTCGAAGTTTTTAGtcaacattaaattttaattgaaatatatgCTTATCACATTTACATTCAAAGATTTCACTAACTTAATTTCGTATGATGATAACTTCCTTAAAAGTTGAGTTCTCGGCATTTGCTGCACCCCATGTAAGTAAACTTCAGTTTATTTCACTTAAAAACTGTCG
The Microplitis mediator isolate UGA2020A chromosome 6, iyMicMedi2.1, whole genome shotgun sequence genome window above contains:
- the LOC130670323 gene encoding angiotensin-converting enzyme-like, with protein sequence MSILKFILISVTINLFDNCNGRYLEGLNVNLGEALQFLREYDQEASAVCNKVMMAQWNFATNITDSNRRKMLDEQTLKLKFERSSWRKAVNFAWTRIPDPLARRQLKIITMKGRNALTQDKFNEIHHLIVEMKELHTRARLCPYKKMGIACDMDMSADVSKIMAQSRDYEELLHYWRAWHEAVGPPLKNKYMRYVQLANQAARLNGFTDAGDQMREAYEDDYFQQNIAEVISAINPLYKNLFTYVRTKLIDRYGDKVRPDGPLPAHLLGNMWAQNWEGIYDLVEPYAGASRFDVTLEMIIQGFTPLRMFQVAEDFFTSLGMKPTPPEFWRFSMFEKPIDREVKCTASAWDFCNKIDYRIKQCTKVTMEDLLSTHHEMAHIQYYLQYKDQPYIFRNEALPGFHEAVSDAIELSIMNPRHFQRIGLYNNSTEDYERNINFLMLMALRKIVYLPFAYIIDQWRWRVFSDGVADMTTRWWELRLQYQGIVPPLPRLERDFDPGAKYHIPADIPYTKYFVGAVMQFQLFESLCDISGHVGDLHLCDIYRSQEAGRLLSEILSQGSSRSWQEVVRIMTRGKMNRIDVGPLLRYFEPLFKWLQRQNEIEPIIGWITSQDDTLLFAHWYRSSTAKLKIWIPSVLISSVICLFR
- the LOC130670325 gene encoding methyltransferase-like 26, whose protein sequence is MNAIHAIANRRLATESTKKLIYPAADRNKDPILNVLKRIICPGANQVFLEISSGSGQHITHFAPHFPQVTFYPSECEHRLLESISAHVNGLTNVHQPALIDITTNYTTWADGIFTKDSVDYIYNANMMHISPYECSIGLFKNVGELLKPDGTLITYGPYAVDGEITPESNVQFNKSLKSQDPRWGLRDIRDLEKLAAENNLKLVEIFDMPANNKTLIWKKII
- the LOC130670322 gene encoding dnaJ homolog subfamily C member 21-like codes for the protein MKCYYEILEVPRDVNDDDLKKAYRKLALKWHPDKNPNDQVTAKEQFQLIQQAYEVLSDPHERAWYDNHRDAILKGGIGENYKDDSIDLFPYFSSSCFKGYGDDDSGFYAVYRHVFEELAAEDLEFADDDDEEEVPGFGDSKSSYEDVVHPFYAHWQSYSTKRSFAWLDPYDIRDVPNRRYLKLCEKANKKVRDKAKRERNEQVRNLVAFIRKRDKRVQLHAQELAKRAELNAKKAQERSIQQLMDRKKELQEHKESDWCKFSNIEDELKTIEANLAAEFGDELSADSEDENETSESDILYCVACNKHFKTPKAFVNHENSKKHKENVSIIKNIMMTDDKMFDEDEDKTNSKSTSDEEKISDDDDDDKPKKKFHVSQPLSDDFIFPGTEEPPKDDDDDQASEGELISDQEDEEDDSLVNTAPEIKKKKNKKKGKVIKKVIYEDDDDDDNGDAFDLDAGLSKKQRRRVKNMLDIRGKQKDEVALDVDKDMEVDNKDNEVNNHDSNEEAFDLDAGLSKKQRRRRKNLDAGKPKDEKVSKEADQSKADGNKSKLEDGDKETEKSSTREKSKGKKAKEARKAQKNSSGTKNKTKQALEVDVEDIEHCCVTCKAEFSSKNKLHDHLKKSGHAMYLPSVAQSKKKNDRSKKLAISDGDSD